Genomic DNA from Lactuca sativa cultivar Salinas chromosome 8, Lsat_Salinas_v11, whole genome shotgun sequence:
caaatgtggaaagttgtgatgtcttggataagacaaagaccaactaggaccaatttatgaagtattttgatatgagctacactaactcttggatatttgtttgtcaagaaatagttattgacaagagaatcttatatgtcaaggagtaagtgggagtcttaatggtcttgaaagggttcaagaacaaatcaaataaaccttatcgatcatcactagcacacgagttgaggtttacaacctatcgtgttgacattattttgtttctgtgccaatccaatcaagttaattatgcatgtgagttctatgagttctcattttgaacgcataaaaggcaaagcaccttaatcaatgaaaggtacattgataggaaagggtgaactgcttaactactggaagacatggtgggcagttttgctaccataaggcaagaaatcaagattaaaaaatttcggtccatatgagtttgaatttgtcgtaaactttagtttttaaaaaattcacatggataggaacacatacgccgtttaaatctaagtgtcataagatttcctctttcatgaaaatgattgtgaggaaatgttttcactaagagagattttaagaagatagtgattgtaaaattgcattctcgaattcgattatggttatggtatccctttccataatttgaattgtgaggtttggcaattagtcttaagtgtttagacacacatatgaactatcggaggcaaaggtgtataagttcaagaagccttgataaaagattatcaaagcactaagtattagaaacatgagcttaagaaattcaataagcattgtttttctgaaagttaagatgtttatgaatacatgtcgaagctagtgggagcataagtgttatgttttataataatcatcatgatagtgggagcagaaatgttatgattgtatgattattaaggcacgtattgcaagttggcaatattaattatagaaaacaagagttataccttgcaaagtcgtaagggttgaatagttgtttttctataattaagggagagaatattatgcttcatttcgaatctaaaggattaagttgagaaatgttaataaatttaatcaagggtacatagtgtgttcttaaaatttcgattatgattacggcattcctcttcacaattcgaattttgagaacatagaaaataaaacattatgcgtcgtgtcccatacgcttcgggtataggatcgattgcaaatgcttttatgtttgaccattctaaaatttccaaatgtctagcgcatttagaggaaaaaaggactagaatcggttttgactaaaatgattaaacaactatcaaaggacaatccaaagttcgacgaggattggtcgcttgtgagtagttggaagtatattattggaaaatatggaaatgtttcatatggggaattgaatattgaaataactatgtctagattagaaacctttatgcaaaaggatgttcaaaggaatgtactttgagtgagagacatcatatctaagaaactgtcttgtaacaatctccgatagaggactttgtaatatcattggcaatagtctttgtgactttggtgcagtgacattacgaaaggatagttgcataaaatgttagaatctagcatattctataagtagcaagaatttgatattcttacacttatgaaaaaggatttggagttgtgaaatgagaatgattggaaatgtgctcaatttggtctatttcacaaagtaagaatcataggtaaacattgtgtgcatgctagatgcatgggacaagtgtaataatttaagtaagaagttgattacccgaaacgacaaataatgagtaatcggtatggtgataaataaaaggagttttatttatactcaaaggtttgaggccatatgggattattattattcttgtgtttcactttgcatgttttgacatccagaataattgagtttattaagaataatcgaattattcgaacgggccacagtcgttcatatgttggaagtaggtatgaatgaagactgtcgtgaattggtgtgtggattgtctaaatagtattagacataagaaaatgtttgctacaacgttcatgagtgcttatgaatgtgatttgagcattggattaaacccacgctcacttggatcactccatgaattgtatcacgagtgattggtgagacgataacatcttatattcttgaaaccgagatgtgtgagttgtaccttgcaaatcggttgcacattgataatatgtaaatgcactagtaacttggtgttataaaacatattgttgtgtgtgatttggttagtgagtgcaagcaagcattgtatcaaagtttatccgttccttttatccaaagtaggataaaagcgatatctttgggcccctcgatgatttagtgatgacaaacgtaaatgctcggccgggctagggctaatttgatttgtgcaattagtcagtcgtcataaattgggaatcaagatatagtacaaagagaatgatttgaaatcatatctcatatgatatctagaatggaggaatatatgatcccttatctaaaggacacacgtatctgataggatcagagttgacagcggctttggaaagctacgattttagatcaggatctaaagtcatacgcataatagttattagacttatccaagtgggagactattggattagtgtctaagtccataactattttggtatgtacttgacccgatggtgcatggtccttttgggttgccttcaccaaagcaacttgataggatgaactatggagagaaaggattaaatatgatttattaatatattatgggaataatatattaaaggagaaatcatattgtttaattaatattagtcaataattaattggtaattagttttgtgactaaaagagattaaattaaacataagggactagaattgtaattataagataattgcaatttgggccatgggttgccttatatcataaggtggacgaattctatgggcggaagcccatatgaaatcgtccaaggccttatggaaagggctccatgggttgcttagggcttaagcatccaaattagggtttccttgttagataaccctaattgcctcactatatatagatcccttaaggaccaaaaacgtggctaagcactcttctagggttagaacacggttttggcagcctccatcctctctcctcttcatcctcttgcttatggtgtttgtgaaccattagaggagtgacacttgtgactctaagccttccaaagtcaattcaaggaggaattgggattgttattgctacataacaatcaaggcaatatcataaacctaattatatgttaatatcgatttccatatgctagaattagggtttatagtcttggattcaaagcatgtacaatagagaaacctagatccaagcattagggtttgtatgagcacataggatgtcttatgaccaaaacccatcaattatgtgatagtggtagtaggggaacAGTCCATGTCTACCGGTCGATAGGGAAAAAGGGGTAGCCTAGTACCCAGCTATGCTagacagtatgtttatgttatgtgatgttattatgtggtagtggtaggggtgaaatagtccccgtaaccggttgagatacaccggagggtaggtcgggcacccagatatgcctgacagggtaggccgggcacccagAAATGCCTTGCAGTATGTGATTTGTATACTATGTGGTAtgacgggggaactcactaagcttaatgcttatagttttcagttttgtttcaagtacctcttcagcgaaggggaaagagtcggcgcggtagctgcacatcacacGCACATAAGATTTCCACACTATGTGattcatgggattgtactctgattttattattgTTCAATGTTTTGATTATGAGACATATTCATGATggtttatggattgatatgataTCGACAATGTTTTCCgtaaatgattttataaacttcttaattaaaaacgaaatttttggactcgaaatttgggatgttacatacatACTCGTCAATGCCTTTGTaatatgtttgtatgtatttACATAATCTAACAATCAATCTACCAATATGGGTTTCTTTTAGTTTCTTCAAAAATGGGGAAATCTAGTTGGGTTtcgaaggagagagagagagagagagagagagagagagagaggttgggtcgtgtttattattattttgtaacatcctgattcccATGTATGAGAATTATTATTCAAAATACAAGTTTcccttggaactcgtcgagttgatggcctcaactcAACGTGTTGAACGACTTTGGGCTGCACatctttttggaccaactcgacgatttggagaggaaaactcgacgagttggcggctgattgtgaaaccctaaattttaggttttgcaccctatataacctCCTTAAGTCTTTGAGGTTGATCTTTTATCATCCTCCAAACCTTATTATCGGCTTTGTGAACCCTAATCTTCATTCCACCTCATTGTGTGAGTTAGTGTGTGGCTATTTAGAGTAAAGGGGGAGAAGATTGAAAGAAGGAGGCAAGGATCTAGCAAGCTAAGCTCACATATGCAGTTTGACACTCTTTGGGCCATTGTAAGTATTCAAGAtccaattttttttatctatttatgtagctagatcttgagtttggtCCTTTTTCCTCCTTATTCTTGGATGTGGCAATGGATGGACTtcctaaagtttgcaactttatgaatctacaGGTCAAGATGGTCTTATAGTAGGTTAGATCTGGTCTTTTGACAAGCCTTGAAGCCGTGCATGGAGTTTAGGTCATATTTTACCTTTTTGACCCATTTTGGGTTCAAGACACGCATTGgaaatgcatgtctataaagctctAACCGTTGGCGCATTTTTTAGGCTATAATCCTTCTTGAAAGGTTGGGTTCTAGATCTTATGGATTTTGTGCTTAATGGTTAAGTCTTTCAGTTTTCAGGCCTTGTGGAAGGGCTTTTGAGCTTTTAGAGTAGTCCCAAaggataaagtttgaaactttatccttttagagatatttggagtttagatctgagCCTTAGAGTCCCTGAAATCGAAGAATCAGTTGTATGTGTTAAGTtggggaaaactcgacgagttgtctagATAACTCGACGCTTTGGCTAGGGCTTTCCCTGACTTTCTAAGTActgtagaactcgacgagttcaagaggTGTACTCGACAAgtttggtcaacatggactattaacattgaccgttgactttgactttgaccatggttgaccaagttggacttttgagggcattttgggtatttcgagattttgatggaattggtcacatggtggttgtaggcttTTGAGTTGGGAGTTGAGATTCGGAGTTAGATCTTATCAGTTCAGCTACTTGTGAGGCGagtcttcctcactatactctcgagtcgaaggcaccaaggccgacccattggtttAATAACCTGATATggttgatatgttgagtatgatgTAGACATGCATGCTAGCATTGATATgatagtctggtagatctgtaggactacctgtgatactatCTGTTTATCTATTATATATCGACATATTGTGTGgttttgggttgaggttgtattgctctgtgttgtagccaacaaaccctggtgTATGTCAGATATGAGCTAAGGGCCAAGgagggcatgtcagactcatactgaggactcatgagcattccggatacgagctgagggctggGAAGGACATGTCAGACTCCTACTTAGGGCTTAGCGGTATTCAGTCCAATGATTGATCAGGCCGGGGAGTaggccagacataagttgtgggtcgtgggcaagccagacttatgttgtgggctcagggttAATTCAATCTTTTAAGTTGTGGACCCAATACATATTGTTATTATATTTtgtgctatttgttatgtattgATATTTTGGGATAGACTCACTCCAACCTAACAAGTCAAAGATAAATATAATcattaaaaatgataaaaatatcaaAAGTTAGGATTTAGGGTCCTTGAGAAAATCTTTTCTAACCAATTTGGGACGAATTGCATAACTTGTGACCGGTAGCGGTGTAACAGGGGGGGTTTAGTGTGCACCACTTAACATACTTTTTTTTACCTATATTTTATATAGAAAGTTGATAGTTAAAATTGATTTTTAGTTAAATAACCCCATAGTAATAGTATTTTTACGGTATGTACCCCCAGTTACAATGATCTTTGGATCTGCCACTGAGTTGTTTCCCAATtccataaagaaaaacaaaacataatacacacacacataaattCTTAGCAAGACAGTttttttgttattgttttcaCAACACTTTTAAACATAGATCGAACACTCAATGATCCCAGATATATACTAATCCCTACATGTAAAGATAAAATAAGGAATATATATACCGACAAGTGAGTTCGATCCTGCCCTTTATGGAGCGACAACACTTCGATTGCccactcctctctctctctctctcatccaagatatatatatatatatatatatatatatatatatatatatatatatatatatatatatatatatatatatatatatatatatatatatatatatatatatatatatatatatatatatatatataatttttgaaaGAAAGGAAGCCTATATATAAGCTGATGCTCACTTCCAAGTAAACCATAAACCATTCTATATAGCTCAACTCTTAAGTTTGAACGTACTCATATTTTTGCTATCCTTGACAGCCATGAGTTTCCTCGATCTAAACCTATCCGAAAGTGATTACACCCTAGACCTCTTGCATGATACTAACGCTTCTTCTCTTTCTTCGTCCTCCACCAACCCAGAAGAACGAGTTTTCCCATGTAATTACTGTAAGAGAAAATTTTATAGTTCGCAAGCACTTGGAGGCCATCAGAATGCTCACAAGCTCGAACGTACATTGGCTAAGAAAAGCAGATATATCAACGCAGGAGTTAGAGCTTGGAACCAGGCATCAAGGTCTTATTCCAATGGTTCGAGCCATGTTGATTGGGTTCAACGACCCTTTGTAATGGGGATGGAACATCAGGGACATGTTGGGAGAACAGGGTTGGATTATTGTTATAAGGGTGAGAGTGTTCAAGATGATTTTCATCAGCTTGATTTGTCTCTCAGGCTTTGATTATTTAAGTAGTGTGTATTTTTATGTTCGATGATCCGATATAAAAAAAACTGCTAATTACTTagattttaatttatatttgttCGAGGTAGCAATTATAAAGATTGGTCAAGGAAATTAGATAATGAACTAAAATGTTAATCTTAGTATGCATCAAAACTGGTAAGACCAGATCGATCATCGGTCGCAGACATCTTTTTATCCAACACTTTTATATTGAAATAGCAATGCCCATGAGATTTTATTGACTAAAactacttatgaatataaatatagtctttgataaattaattattatctGTTAATAATATTGCTAAACTATATATTTTCCCATTCCTAACTCCTGGGCACacgtaataattaaataattcacTGAGTTGATACATAGtgatattttttaatatacaCTGGTCCcctttgatttaaataaatattacaaatttacaaatGTCTAGTTGGGTTGCCATACCGTATAATGTGATTATTGAgaaaattaattataataatgGAAAGTAATAacgtaatattttaatttttttaatcaagaGCACTTGGCTATCAATCATTACTACCATCCCattgttaaaagttaaaacccACCTATTGTTTTAAAGGCTCTTGTGGAAAGGCCCAAAAGGCCGGTAAAGCCTTTATCATTGACCTTGAACATCTTCTGTTACTTATGTTAGGGCACCTAGAATCGGGTTCAATAGGAGTTAAAATGTTGAATAGATATGTATAATTAGGATTGAATTGAGGCTGAATGGAGTGTAGGGAACGACATGGAGAATGATTAAATGGAAGAATTGTATGATCATTGAGTGGTTGAATGAattattcttttcttttttaattaaatttcaaacaaaatatatatgtaatcacattcttttatatttttatatttttctaattaaaccacaaataaaattaaccatatttttaggtattatattatttaataaattaatttttaggtgttttattttttataaataaataatacaaatggagtatttaaaaataaaaagtcaCTTAAAAAGAAATATAACCATTACAAATCTAATACAAACTGATTTTGATAAAATATTACATTAATCGAACTATTACACATAAATTTCGAGTGTCATGTAAAAAACGTTAGCAAATATGCTCCATTAAATAATGTCAAAGTACGTGATGTGTTTCACTATCATGGATCCAAATCAGGGATCCAAATAGCATGTCGAAGGAGAGATGACAAATTTTGATGAACCATTGTGAAGAGGTCAAGATAAAATATAACTTGTAGATGTCATCtttttaattaatgtatttttaTGCTTCGTGTTTTTAATTAATGTATGTTTAGGTATTAAATTATTAGGTTTCGTAATTTTTAATTAATGCGTTTTCAAGTGTTGtatttttataactattatatcttttatttttaaatctataattatgttttaaaatataACGATGAAAATGTGGAATTTCATTAAACTGTGTTGGATTCAACGAAGTGTGGTGTTAAAGAGTAAAGTTGAATAAAATGTAACATGTTAATGTGGCAGTGATGTGGCAATCCATTGAACTCTTTAGAGTTCAACGGACTATGGATGCCCTTAGTAAAGCGTTCGAGTTTTAAAAACTATTCGGATTTATCCTTAAGTTATCCAAAATGTTCTGATTTACCCTacattgattattattattattattattattattattatatttttaaatgtataaaaataattttattaatatatatatatatatatatatatatatatatatatatatatatatatgtgtgtgtgtgtgtgtgtacttagtatttatatacatttgaaaacatatgtattcctttaaaaacaaatttatatattaaaaagaaaaaacatcataaatggtccctgtggtatcccaaaatttgaaatttagtcccccgtggtttaaaaacatcatagatggtccatgtgctttcaaaacttttaacaattgGTCCTTATTGTTAACTCCGTTAAGTTATGTCCGTTAACTAAaaggcattttcgtcatttcaccatTTATGATGATTtctcttatttaaaaaaaatgaaataatatataaaggtctctctctctttctctctctctctctctctctctctctctctccccccctgGAAGTCTTTCTCCAAACAGCTCATGATTTAAGGATTTTAACGATTGCTTAAAGAAATTTAAATGCCAAATTGATGGCTTAAATAGAAATTTGCGAATCCAAATTGTTGAAATCAATGAGCATAACAACGAACTATAAGTTACAGCATGGAAAACTCATTCAGACAAAAGATCAAACACTTGGTGGGCAATAAGTTTAAATTCTGAAATTTTTTCTATTCTTTAGATTGCCAAACCATATTAAGATCAAACATGTTTCCCTTTGTTAATTCTAACATTCTACAACCATATTCGTCACGAAGATGGAATTTTTTTATCGAATCTGAGTTTTGGGTGGCTCTGTTTTCTAAAACGGAAAAAGGATCGCTCGATAGTGTGGGATTACGTCTTTATTACTCAAAGAGAgtgtggtgatggtgatggaatTTGAGAATCCTTACAGGGGTTTTAAGAAATCGATGAAGGAGATAGTGGAGACTCATAATTTGAAAGATTAGGCTTGTTTGGAAAAGTTGTTGCGATGGCATTTGAGAATAAATGGGAAGAACAATCATCAGTTCATTGTTGGAGCTTTTGTTGGTTTGCTAGTTGGAAATTCTTGGAATTTTGTTTCATGTTCTGATCATTCTATTGTTTCTTTCACTTCATCTTCTTCCACATTTTCTTCTCTCATCTCATCTGGGTCTTATGTGACCAGGGTTTATTTTGGATCCAGACGAAGCTGAGTTGTTCTACATGTCATTCTTTTCATCATTGATCTTAGTGGCGAACCCTAATTGTTGTGCAACAGAGTTCAGTCAGAGATGTACAATGAAGAGGAGACATAACATAGTTTTATTGAATGGTTTGGACAGATAGTTATATTGGAAGAGGAATACTGGGTGGGATCATGTATTTATCTATTAGATCCAAATGCATTGTACAAAGTTATTAATCAAAACGGAGAAGAAGGACATCAGATTTAGCTTTGTTCATATAGGTGAAAAAGATGGGGGAGTGGGTTTCTTTTtcctagagagagagagggggagagaggACCCCATActatattatttcattttttataaaataagagaaatcatcataaatggtccctgtagtagtgaaatgacgaaaatgccctttaGTTAACGAAcagaacttaacggagttagcactcgtcaaaagttttgaaagcataggaccatctatgacgtttttaaaccacggggactaaacttcaaATTTTTggataccacaaggaccatttatgatcttttttctattaaaaatgtatttattcgTATTTAGtaggtataaatatatatatatatatatatatatatatatatatatatatatatatttcatataaaaatatattgtatacatataaatataaaaatacatatttataatgTTTATAATGCATAAAAGATATAATTACATGTATTTGTACATATtactacatataaatatgtatttatttcatatttatatgcatacaatagtttttatacaaaataaatacatatttatatctattaaataaaaataaaatatttttaaatgtataaatatattataaatatgtttttatttttatttaatagatATATTTATCTATACATAATTGTATTTAATAGATATAAGTATGTATTTCTTTTGTATGAAAAGtatcatatacatataaatatgaattaaatacatatttatatttaGTAAGCAAACACCAAaaccttttttttgttttgtttgtatgatgaatcaccaaaagatttattatttttttcgtttatatgtattttaccatatatatatatatatatatatatatatatatatatatatatatatatatatatatatatatttaaaaaagtattaaaatataataataataataataataataacaacaacaacaacaacaacaatcaaaaTAAGGGTAAATCCGAATATTTTTTAAATCTTAAGGGTAATCCGAACATTTTTTAAAACTCAACAGCTTTAGTATAATTAGGTAACCGGTAGTTTACCTGAAAACCGgctaaaaatatataaatgaagaaaataaacaaaacatCTGATTTTACTGTACCTAAAACTCGTCCAAGGGTAAAActgacatttttatgaaaacataAGGGCTTTTATGTCATTTGCCCTTGTGAGTCTAAGGAAATCTTATCATCCCTaataaatcaaaatatttttgtcacat
This window encodes:
- the LOC111909569 gene encoding zinc finger protein 7, whose amino-acid sequence is MSFLDLNLSESDYTLDLLHDTNASSLSSSSTNPEERVFPCNYCKRKFYSSQALGGHQNAHKLERTLAKKSRYINAGVRAWNQASRSYSNGSSHVDWVQRPFVMGMEHQGHVGRTGLDYCYKGESVQDDFHQLDLSLRL